The Aedes aegypti strain LVP_AGWG chromosome 3, AaegL5.0 Primary Assembly, whole genome shotgun sequence genome contains a region encoding:
- the LOC5579028 gene encoding tumor necrosis factor alpha-induced protein 8-like protein isoform X2, producing the protein MIDTVMTDNAFKAKDIGLRAQKKILSRMASKNVAKVFIDGTTASLLDNVYRLAKTHTGSKKDAERLVKNIIKIVIKIAVLHRNNQFNADELKLADRFRAKFQTLQMAIISFYEVDYSFDLNYLLKSLQEVHGLLKSCVDRHLTDKSLGRIEEVFAFFSDPTLLETAFRQESPYRDLMDKIIADLNKAMENGDI; encoded by the exons TTATGACCGACAATGCATTCAAAGCGAAAGACATCGGTCTGCGGGCTCAGAAGAAAATCCTCTCTCGGATGGCGAGTAAAAACGTGGCCAAGGTCTTTATCGACGGAACTACCGCTTCGCTGCTCGATAACGTCTACCGGCTAGCAAAGACACAC ACCGGCAGCAAGAAAGATGCCGAacgactagtcaagaacatCATCAAAATCGTGATCAAAATTGCCGTCCTCCACCGCAATAATCAGTTCAACGCCGACGAGCTGAAGCTGGCCGATCGGTTCCGCGCCAAGTTCCAAACCCTGCAGATGGCCATCATCTCGTTCTACGAGGTGGACTACAGCTTCGATCTCAACTACCTGCTCAAGTCGCTGCAGGAGGTGCACGGGTTGCTCAAATCGTGCGTCGATCGGCACTTGACCGATAAGTCCCTCGGGCGGATCGAGGAGGTGTTTGCGTTCTTCAGCGATCCGACGCTGCTGGAGACGGCCTTCCGGCAGGAGTCACCCTACCGGGACCTGATGGACAAGATCATTGCCGACCTGAACAAAGCCATGGAGAATGGGGACATTTAA